DNA sequence from the Selenomonas timonae genome:
GCATCTTGTCCGTATTGTTAAAGACAAGCACAACCTCTGCCACACTCAGCGCACGACGCGCGGCAGAGCCGGCAAAGATGATGTCCTCGGAGCGCAGGCCGCGCAGCATGCGAATATTCTGCTCGCCGAGCACCCAGCGAACAGCGTCCGTGATATTGCTTTTGCCACTGCCATTCGGCCCCACTACGGCGGTAATCCCCTGATCGAACTGCACAACAATCCGCTCTGCGAATGACTTGAATCCGTACGCTTCCAAGCGCTTTAGCTGCACGCAACGCACCAGCCTTTCCCCATTAGTTTACCCATTATAACAGAACGGATGGGAAATTTCAAAAAACGGTATCTTCCGTAAATAAACTATGCTATAATAAAATCGTTCGTGGGATATTTTTAGCTTTAATAGGGGGTAATCACATGCCACTTGTCGGAACCAAGGAAATGTTTAAGAAAGCCTATGAGGGCGGCTACGCCATCGGTGCTTTCAACGTCAACAACATGGAGATCGTTCAGGGCATTACGGATGCTGCGGGAGAGCTCAAGTCCCCTCTGATCCTGCAGGTCTCCGCAGGCGCACGCAAGTATGCGCGCCATGAGTACCTTGTCCATCTTGTCAAAGCTGCACTCGAAATCAACGATATTCCCATTGCTCTGCACCTCGACCACGGCGCAGACTTCGATATCTGCAAGTCCTGCATCGACGGCGGCTTCACCTCCGTCATGATCGACGGCTCGCATCTGCCGTACGATGAGAACGTCGCTCTTGCAAAGCGCGTCGCAGAGTATGCGCACGCACATGGCGTCGCCGTTGAGGCAGAGCTCGGACAGCTCGCCGGCATTGAGGACGATGTCAACGTCTCTGCAGAGGATGCATCCTATACGAAGCCCGAGGAGGTTCAGGACTTCGTCGAAAAGACGGGCGTTGACTCCCTCGCGATTGCAATCGGCACCTCGCACGGCGCGTTCAAGTTCACGCCGGAGCAGTGCACGCGCAATGCAGACGGTGTCCTCGTACCGCCGCCGCTCCGCTTCGACATCCTCGAGGAAATCGAGAAGCGCATTCCGGGCTTCCCCATCGTGCTGCACGGCGCTTCCTCCGTCATTCCGAAGTATGTGAAGATCATCAACGAGAACGGCGGACATATGCCGGATGCAGTCGGCATTCCCGAGGATCAGTTGCGCCGCGCGGCAAAGTCCTCCGTCTGCAAGATCAACATCGACTCCGACCTCCGTCTTGCAATGACAGCTGGCATCCGCGAGCACTTCAAGAAGGAGCCGTCCCACTTCGACCCGCGTCAGTATCTGACCGACGGCCGCAGCTACATCAAGGAGCTCGTCACCCACAAGATCAAAGAGGTGCTCGGCTCTGACGGCAAGGCTCCTGAAATCCAGGCGCTCCTCAACAAGTAATATCGCCCCGTTCGCATAACGGAGTGCATGCAATATGACCTTATTTCGTGTC
Encoded proteins:
- the fba gene encoding class II fructose-1,6-bisphosphate aldolase, with translation MPLVGTKEMFKKAYEGGYAIGAFNVNNMEIVQGITDAAGELKSPLILQVSAGARKYARHEYLVHLVKAALEINDIPIALHLDHGADFDICKSCIDGGFTSVMIDGSHLPYDENVALAKRVAEYAHAHGVAVEAELGQLAGIEDDVNVSAEDASYTKPEEVQDFVEKTGVDSLAIAIGTSHGAFKFTPEQCTRNADGVLVPPPLRFDILEEIEKRIPGFPIVLHGASSVIPKYVKIINENGGHMPDAVGIPEDQLRRAAKSSVCKINIDSDLRLAMTAGIREHFKKEPSHFDPRQYLTDGRSYIKELVTHKIKEVLGSDGKAPEIQALLNK